The following coding sequences are from one Streptomyces sp. NBC_00536 window:
- a CDS encoding lactate utilization protein B, whose translation MTGTGGTGPGAPTDLGMPGFPPFPAAAREAVRDDTLRANLRRATHTIRDKRARAVAELADWEQLRAAGKAVKDHTLRHLDRYLIQLEAAVTAAGGTVHWAVDAAEANRIVTDLVLATGEREVVKVKSMATQETGLNEALEAAGIAAYETDLAELIVQLGHDRPSHILVPAIHRNRGEIRDVFAAEMGRWGRPAPGGLGDDPRELAEAARLHLREKFLRAKVAVSGANFMVAETGTMVVFESEGNGRMCLTLPETLISVVGIEKVVPTFRDLEVFLQTLPRSSTAERMNPYTTMWTGLGPSQGAESDGPTAFHLVLLDNGRTDTLADEVGRQALRCIRCSACLNVCPVYERAGGHAYGSVYPGPIGAILSPQLRGTASEIDASLPYASTLCGACYEVCPVAIDIPEVLVHLRERVAQGGPVTREGIRVRIRPARGHTAERAAMRAARLLLDHPGALRAGERLLARARRLRPRRLPGPGRAWTDSRELPPVPAEPFRDWWARERGGRA comes from the coding sequence ATGACCGGTACGGGCGGCACGGGGCCCGGAGCCCCCACGGACCTGGGGATGCCCGGCTTCCCGCCGTTCCCCGCCGCCGCGCGGGAGGCCGTACGCGACGACACCCTGCGCGCCAACCTCCGTCGCGCCACCCACACCATCCGCGACAAACGCGCCCGCGCCGTCGCCGAACTCGCCGACTGGGAGCAGCTGCGCGCCGCCGGGAAGGCGGTCAAGGACCACACGCTGCGCCACCTCGACCGGTACCTGATCCAGCTGGAGGCCGCGGTCACGGCGGCGGGCGGCACCGTCCACTGGGCGGTGGACGCGGCCGAAGCCAACCGGATCGTCACGGACCTGGTCCTGGCCACCGGGGAGCGCGAGGTGGTCAAGGTCAAGTCCATGGCCACCCAGGAGACCGGCCTGAACGAGGCCCTGGAGGCCGCCGGGATCGCCGCCTACGAGACCGACCTCGCCGAACTCATCGTCCAGCTGGGCCACGACCGGCCCTCCCACATCCTGGTCCCCGCCATCCACCGCAACCGGGGCGAGATCCGCGACGTCTTCGCGGCGGAGATGGGCCGCTGGGGCCGCCCCGCGCCCGGCGGGCTCGGCGACGACCCGCGCGAACTCGCCGAGGCGGCGCGGCTGCACCTGCGGGAGAAGTTCCTGCGCGCCAAGGTCGCGGTGTCCGGCGCCAACTTCATGGTCGCCGAGACGGGCACGATGGTCGTCTTCGAGTCCGAAGGCAACGGCCGCATGTGCCTGACCCTGCCCGAGACCCTGATCTCGGTGGTGGGCATCGAAAAGGTCGTGCCGACCTTCCGCGACCTGGAGGTCTTCCTCCAGACGCTGCCGCGCAGTTCGACGGCCGAGCGGATGAACCCGTACACGACGATGTGGACGGGGCTGGGCCCGTCGCAGGGGGCGGAAAGCGACGGACCCACCGCCTTCCACCTCGTCCTGCTCGACAACGGCCGCACCGACACCCTCGCCGACGAGGTCGGCCGTCAGGCCCTGCGGTGCATCCGCTGCTCCGCCTGCCTGAACGTCTGCCCGGTCTACGAGCGCGCGGGCGGCCACGCCTACGGCTCGGTCTACCCGGGCCCGATCGGCGCCATCCTCAGCCCCCAACTCCGGGGCACCGCCAGCGAGATCGACGCCTCGCTGCCCTACGCCTCCACCCTGTGCGGAGCCTGCTACGAGGTGTGTCCGGTCGCCATCGACATCCCGGAGGTCCTGGTCCACCTGCGCGAACGGGTGGCCCAGGGCGGCCCGGTGACCCGCGAGGGCATCCGGGTACGGATCCGCCCGGCCCGCGGGCACACCGCCGAACGGGCCGCGATGCGGGCCGCCCGGCTGCTGCTGGACCATCCGGGAGCGCTGCGGGCGGGGGAGCGGCTGCTGGCCCGGGCCCGCAGGCTGCGGCCGCGCCGGCTGCCGGGGCCCGGGCGGGCCTGGACGGACAGCCGCGAACTGCCGCCGGTCCCGGCCGAGCCGTTCCGGGACTGGTGGGCGCGCGAGCGGGGAGGCCGGGCATGA